A single genomic interval of Burkholderia sp. HI2500 harbors:
- a CDS encoding ABC transporter substrate-binding protein — MNVSGNDARGAWRRVLGTVAALAAAWGLSTGGALAAGVSGEPVVIGVSGPLTGQDAQYGEQWKRGFDLALDEINGSGGIHGRPLAVDFQDSRSDPRQAVAIAQKFVADPRIAIELGDFSSATSMAASPIYQRGQLIQFGFTNSHPDFTKGGDYLWSTALSQAEEQPLLARYAVKELGFKRIAVLYLNTDWGRTSKDIFAKAVAGLGAQVVAAEGYQPTEKDFRSTLVRIGESKPDSIVLISYYADGAQIVRQARTSGLTLPIAAVGSVYSPKFLELGGTAVDGVYTESNFFPAEPRPEVQAFVQRYRAKFHADPDSFVARAYDALILSAEVLRRYGTTRQAAHDGFAKISDVPSVIFGKVRFDPQTRRVAGARTVYLVVKQGQWALWDGAKPQLAAR; from the coding sequence ATGAACGTTTCGGGGAACGACGCACGCGGCGCATGGCGGCGCGTGCTGGGCACGGTGGCGGCGCTCGCTGCCGCATGGGGCTTGTCGACGGGCGGCGCGCTCGCGGCGGGCGTGTCGGGCGAGCCGGTGGTGATCGGCGTGAGCGGCCCGCTCACGGGCCAGGACGCGCAGTACGGCGAACAATGGAAGCGCGGCTTCGACCTCGCGCTCGACGAGATCAACGGCAGCGGCGGCATTCACGGCCGTCCGCTCGCAGTCGACTTCCAGGACAGCCGCAGCGACCCGCGCCAGGCGGTGGCGATCGCGCAGAAGTTCGTCGCCGATCCGCGCATCGCGATCGAGCTGGGCGACTTCTCCAGCGCGACGTCGATGGCCGCATCGCCGATCTACCAGCGCGGGCAGCTGATCCAGTTCGGCTTCACGAACTCGCATCCGGACTTCACGAAGGGCGGCGACTATCTGTGGAGCACCGCGCTGAGCCAGGCCGAGGAGCAGCCGCTGCTCGCGCGCTACGCGGTGAAGGAGCTCGGCTTCAAGCGGATCGCGGTGCTGTACCTGAACACTGACTGGGGCCGCACCAGCAAGGACATCTTCGCGAAGGCGGTGGCCGGGCTCGGCGCGCAGGTCGTCGCGGCCGAAGGCTATCAGCCGACGGAGAAGGATTTCCGCTCGACGCTCGTGCGCATCGGCGAATCGAAGCCCGATTCGATCGTGCTGATCTCTTACTACGCGGACGGTGCGCAGATCGTGCGCCAGGCGCGCACATCGGGGCTCACGCTGCCGATCGCGGCGGTTGGTTCGGTGTACTCGCCGAAGTTCCTCGAACTGGGCGGCACGGCCGTCGACGGCGTCTATACCGAATCGAACTTCTTCCCGGCCGAACCGCGCCCCGAGGTGCAGGCGTTCGTGCAGCGCTATCGCGCGAAATTCCACGCCGATCCCGATTCGTTCGTCGCGCGTGCATACGATGCGCTGATCCTGTCGGCGGAAGTGCTGCGCCGCTACGGCACGACGCGCCAGGCCGCGCACGACGGCTTCGCGAAAATCAGCGACGTGCCGAGCGTGATCTTCGGCAAGGTGCGCTTCGATCCGCAGACGCGCCGCGTCGCGGGCGCACGGACCGTGTATCTGGTCGTGAAGCAGGGGCAGTGGGCGCTGTGGGACGGCGCGAAACCGCAGCTCGCCGCGCGTTGA
- a CDS encoding NAD(P)-binding domain-containing protein yields MTTTDPLQALEARLAQDLRWLDLPAPSWVPPREADGTRVLDAAIVGGGMAGLAASAELRLLGIDNQCVIDRAPAGYEGPWVTFARMDTLRSPKQLAGPALGLPALTFRAWFEAQYGRDAWDALYKIPRTQWMDYLRWYRRVLDLQVRNDTTLVALRPRDDGLLALDVRSNGEAQTLLARHVVLATGRDGLGGPYVPPVAQRAPRTRWAHSSEPIDFAALAGKRIGVVGAGASAFDNAGTALEAGAARVDLFFRRTDIPRINKLTGIGSPGLVHGYADLDDATKWRFMHYALTSQTPPPRDSVLRVSRHEQAHFHAGSPIETLAEHADGLDVTTPRGRYTVDFLIFATGFHSDWTTRAEFASFGAQVRRWKDRYRPEPGTWIDELAESPDLGPAFAFQEREPGACAAITRIHCFNHAASLSHGKLSGDIPAISAGARRLARGIASRLFDADRDRHYDALVAYANAELQGDEWRDADA; encoded by the coding sequence ATGACAACGACCGATCCATTGCAGGCACTCGAAGCCCGGCTCGCGCAAGACCTGCGCTGGCTCGACCTGCCCGCACCGTCGTGGGTGCCGCCGCGCGAGGCCGACGGCACACGCGTGCTCGACGCCGCGATCGTCGGCGGCGGCATGGCCGGGCTCGCGGCGTCCGCCGAACTGCGCCTGCTCGGCATCGACAACCAGTGCGTGATCGACCGCGCGCCGGCCGGCTACGAAGGCCCGTGGGTCACGTTCGCGCGGATGGACACGCTGCGCTCGCCGAAGCAGCTCGCGGGCCCCGCGCTCGGCCTGCCCGCGCTGACGTTCCGCGCGTGGTTCGAAGCGCAATACGGCCGCGACGCGTGGGACGCGCTCTACAAGATTCCGCGCACGCAATGGATGGACTACCTGCGCTGGTACCGGCGCGTGCTCGACCTGCAGGTGCGCAACGACACCACGCTCGTCGCGCTGCGCCCGCGCGACGACGGCCTGCTCGCGCTCGACGTGCGCAGCAACGGTGAAGCGCAGACGCTGCTCGCGCGGCACGTGGTGCTCGCCACCGGCCGCGACGGGCTCGGCGGCCCGTACGTACCGCCCGTCGCGCAACGCGCGCCGCGCACGCGCTGGGCCCATTCGTCCGAGCCGATCGATTTCGCGGCGCTCGCGGGCAAGCGCATCGGCGTGGTCGGCGCGGGCGCGTCCGCGTTCGACAATGCGGGCACCGCGCTCGAAGCCGGCGCCGCGCGCGTCGACCTGTTCTTCCGCCGCACGGACATTCCGCGCATCAACAAGCTGACGGGCATCGGCAGCCCGGGGCTCGTGCATGGCTACGCCGATCTCGACGACGCGACGAAATGGCGCTTCATGCACTACGCGCTGACGTCGCAGACGCCGCCGCCGCGCGACAGCGTGCTGCGCGTGTCGCGTCACGAACAGGCGCACTTTCATGCGGGCAGCCCGATCGAGACGCTCGCGGAACATGCGGACGGCCTCGACGTGACGACGCCGCGCGGACGCTACACGGTCGACTTCCTGATCTTCGCGACCGGTTTTCATTCGGACTGGACGACGCGCGCGGAATTCGCGTCGTTCGGCGCGCAGGTGCGGCGCTGGAAGGATCGCTATCGACCGGAGCCGGGCACGTGGATCGACGAGCTCGCCGAATCGCCCGACCTCGGCCCCGCGTTCGCGTTCCAGGAGCGCGAGCCCGGCGCATGTGCGGCCATCACGCGAATTCACTGCTTCAACCATGCAGCGAGCCTGAGCCACGGCAAGCTGTCCGGCGATATCCCGGCCATCAGCGCGGGCGCCAGGCGGCTCGCGCGCGGGATCGCGAGCCGGCTGTTCGACGCGGACCGCGATCGCCACTACGACGCGCTCGTCGCGTATGCAAACGCCGAACTGCAAGGCGACGAATGGCGCGACGCCGACGCATGA
- a CDS encoding Hsp70 family protein, whose protein sequence is MKRYTVGIDLGTSNTVVAYVEAGSDAIRVFDVEQLVGPGAVAAQPLLPSVRYHPAAGELPPDTLRLPWVAHAKASAAGATPAVIGRYARTLGAQVPGRLVTSAKSWLSHASVDRLAAILPWGAADGVDKVSPVDASASYLAHVRDAWDARFPDAPLAKQDVILTVPASFDDGARALTVEAARRAKLPALRLLEEPQAAFYDWLYGQRDTLRETFAAARRVLICDVGGGTTDLTLVDVAPGDDGEPTFTRVGVGNHLMLGGDNMDLALARLVESRLTEPGTRLSAASLSQLVERCRAAKERLLGDDAPESVNVTLLGAGSKLVGGARSAELTRQEVEQIVVDGFFPQVEAGELPRRARAAIVEFGLPYASDAAVTRHVAAFLNRHAEGPLPDTLLLNGGVFRAGALADRLAQTLGAWRGAPLDVLHNAHPDVAVARGAVAYGLARAGHAPRIGGGSARSYFLVLDDGAEGAAVRGVCLLPRGAEEGHEIRLDDRTFALQLGQPVRFHLVSTVADTAYRPGDLVDFDGGDFVRLPPIATVVDAKVGGDASETPVKLTASLTEVGTLEMHCIATDDASRRWRLEFQLRGDAPVQGDDAALARHPRLDQALELIERSFGSKAAGVTPKDTRRLRAQLEQVLGAREEWDVALARELFDALLARARRRRRSADHERAWLNLAGYCLRPGFGHPLDAWRIEQLWPLFDDGIQYVTDAQVWSEWWTLWRRVAGGLDDDAQTQVRDAIAFLEPTDDKRRKLPFDPGKVGPADMTRLSASLERLPVERKVELAERLIAQLQKPAERTLCAWALGRIGARRPFYGSAHSVVPAEVATGWLDALFALDWKQVEPAAFAAAQIARMTGDRSRDLPDDTREAVIKRLSAANASAAWIDMVREAIAFDEADTVRVFGETLPAGLKLLAG, encoded by the coding sequence ATGAAGCGCTATACGGTCGGGATCGACCTCGGCACGAGCAATACGGTCGTCGCATACGTCGAGGCCGGTTCCGACGCGATCCGCGTGTTCGACGTCGAGCAGCTGGTCGGCCCCGGCGCGGTGGCCGCGCAGCCGCTGCTGCCGTCGGTGCGCTATCACCCGGCGGCGGGCGAGCTGCCGCCGGACACGCTGCGGCTGCCGTGGGTGGCCCACGCGAAAGCGAGCGCGGCCGGTGCGACGCCGGCCGTGATCGGCCGCTACGCGCGCACGCTCGGCGCGCAGGTGCCGGGCCGGCTCGTGACGAGCGCGAAGAGCTGGCTGTCGCACGCGTCGGTCGACCGGCTCGCGGCGATCCTGCCGTGGGGCGCGGCCGACGGCGTCGACAAGGTGTCGCCGGTCGACGCGAGCGCGAGCTATCTCGCGCACGTGCGTGACGCATGGGATGCCCGTTTTCCCGACGCACCGCTCGCGAAGCAGGACGTGATCCTGACGGTGCCCGCGTCGTTCGACGACGGCGCGCGCGCGCTGACGGTCGAGGCCGCGCGGCGTGCGAAGCTGCCCGCGCTGCGGCTGCTGGAAGAGCCGCAGGCCGCGTTCTACGACTGGCTGTACGGGCAGCGTGACACGCTGCGCGAGACGTTTGCCGCTGCGCGCCGCGTGCTGATCTGCGACGTCGGCGGCGGCACGACCGATCTCACGCTCGTCGATGTCGCGCCGGGCGACGACGGCGAGCCGACCTTCACGCGCGTCGGCGTCGGCAACCACCTGATGCTCGGTGGCGACAACATGGACCTCGCGCTCGCGCGCCTGGTCGAGTCGCGGCTGACCGAGCCCGGCACGCGGCTGTCGGCCGCGAGCCTGTCGCAGCTCGTCGAGCGTTGCCGTGCCGCGAAGGAGCGGCTGCTCGGCGACGATGCGCCCGAATCCGTCAACGTCACGCTGCTCGGCGCGGGCAGCAAGCTCGTCGGCGGCGCGCGCTCGGCCGAGCTGACGCGGCAGGAAGTCGAGCAGATCGTCGTCGACGGGTTCTTTCCGCAGGTCGAAGCCGGCGAGTTGCCGCGCCGTGCGCGCGCCGCGATCGTCGAATTCGGGCTGCCGTATGCGAGCGACGCGGCCGTCACGCGGCACGTCGCCGCGTTCCTGAATCGTCATGCGGAAGGCCCGCTGCCGGACACGCTGCTGCTCAACGGCGGCGTGTTCCGCGCGGGCGCGCTCGCCGACCGTCTCGCGCAGACGCTCGGCGCGTGGCGCGGCGCGCCGCTCGACGTGCTGCACAACGCGCATCCGGACGTCGCGGTCGCGCGCGGCGCGGTGGCCTACGGGCTCGCGCGCGCCGGTCATGCGCCGCGCATCGGCGGCGGTTCCGCGCGCAGCTATTTCCTCGTGCTCGACGATGGTGCCGAAGGCGCGGCCGTGCGCGGCGTCTGCCTGCTGCCGCGCGGCGCGGAAGAGGGCCACGAGATCCGGCTCGACGATCGCACGTTCGCGCTGCAACTCGGGCAGCCGGTGCGTTTCCACCTCGTGTCGACGGTGGCCGACACCGCATACCGGCCCGGCGATCTCGTCGATTTCGACGGCGGCGATTTCGTGCGGCTGCCGCCGATCGCGACGGTCGTCGACGCAAAAGTGGGCGGCGATGCGAGCGAAACACCGGTGAAGCTCACCGCGTCGCTGACGGAAGTCGGCACGCTCGAAATGCACTGCATCGCGACCGACGATGCATCGCGCCGCTGGCGGCTCGAATTCCAGCTGCGCGGCGATGCGCCCGTGCAGGGCGACGACGCTGCGCTCGCGCGGCATCCGCGGCTCGACCAGGCGCTCGAACTGATCGAGCGCTCGTTCGGCAGCAAGGCCGCCGGCGTCACGCCGAAAGACACGCGACGGCTGCGCGCGCAGCTTGAGCAGGTGCTTGGTGCGCGGGAAGAGTGGGACGTTGCGCTCGCGCGTGAATTGTTCGATGCGTTGCTCGCGCGCGCACGGCGCCGCCGGCGCTCGGCCGATCACGAACGTGCGTGGCTGAACCTCGCCGGCTATTGCCTGCGCCCGGGCTTCGGGCATCCGCTCGATGCATGGCGCATCGAGCAGCTGTGGCCGTTGTTCGACGACGGGATTCAGTATGTGACCGACGCTCAGGTGTGGTCCGAGTGGTGGACGCTGTGGCGGCGCGTGGCCGGCGGCCTCGACGACGATGCGCAGACGCAGGTGCGCGACGCGATCGCCTTCCTCGAACCGACCGACGACAAGCGGCGCAAGCTGCCGTTCGACCCGGGCAAGGTCGGGCCGGCCGATATGACGCGGTTGTCCGCGTCGCTCGAACGGCTGCCCGTCGAACGCAAGGTCGAGCTGGCCGAGCGGTTGATCGCGCAATTGCAGAAGCCGGCGGAGCGCACGCTGTGCGCGTGGGCGCTCGGACGCATCGGTGCGCGCCGGCCGTTCTACGGCAGCGCGCACAGTGTCGTGCCGGCGGAAGTCGCCACCGGCTGGCTCGATGCGCTGTTCGCGCTCGACTGGAAGCAGGTTGAACCGGCTGCGTTCGCGGCTGCACAGATTGCGCGGATGACCGGAGACCGTTCGCGCGACCTGCCGGACGATACCCGCGAGGCCGTGATCAAGCGCCTGTCGGCCGCGAATGCGTCGGCGGCATGGATCGACATGGTGCGCGAGGCCATCGCGTTCGACGAAGCCGACACGGTGCGTGTGTTCGGCGAAACGCTGCCGGCGGGGTTGAAGCTGCTGGCGGGGTGA
- the ctlX gene encoding citrulline utilization hydrolase CtlX, translating to MNLVSIQAPAAVVMIRPHRFLPNPQTAADNAFQRTAGGDGAHGAASVSAAARDEVTAAARTLADAGVRVHVFDDHGERDTPDSVFPNNWFSTHPGGHVALFPMFSPNRRRERRADVIEMLKAEYRVQDVIDYSGLEYDDVFLEGTGALVLDHVARIAYTARSRRADPVALERFCTHFNFEPICFDTADADGRPIYHTNVMMSVATEFAMVGLELIADRRRRDEIAQRLAETGRTVIALDASQIANFAGNTLELSGKEGRVLALSRRAYDCLTPVQRATIERSARLLPLDVPTIELAGGSVRCMLAGIHLARRAVAPNVMAVESAASSCETTPQM from the coding sequence ATGAATCTCGTATCGATCCAGGCGCCGGCCGCCGTCGTGATGATCCGGCCGCACCGCTTCCTGCCGAACCCGCAGACCGCGGCCGACAACGCGTTCCAGCGCACGGCCGGCGGCGACGGCGCGCACGGCGCGGCATCCGTGTCGGCCGCCGCGCGCGACGAAGTCACGGCCGCCGCGCGGACGCTCGCCGATGCGGGCGTGCGCGTGCACGTGTTCGACGACCACGGCGAGCGCGACACGCCCGACTCCGTGTTCCCGAACAACTGGTTCTCGACGCATCCGGGCGGCCACGTCGCGCTCTTTCCGATGTTCAGCCCGAACCGGCGCCGTGAGCGGCGCGCGGACGTGATCGAGATGCTGAAGGCCGAGTACCGCGTGCAGGACGTGATCGACTACTCGGGCCTCGAATACGACGACGTGTTCCTCGAAGGCACCGGCGCGCTGGTGCTCGACCACGTCGCTCGGATCGCGTACACCGCGCGTTCGCGCCGCGCCGATCCGGTCGCGCTCGAACGCTTCTGCACGCACTTCAATTTCGAGCCGATCTGCTTCGATACGGCCGATGCCGACGGGCGGCCGATCTATCACACGAACGTGATGATGAGCGTCGCGACCGAGTTCGCGATGGTCGGCCTCGAACTCATTGCCGACCGCCGTCGTCGTGACGAGATCGCACAGCGTCTCGCCGAAACGGGCCGCACGGTGATCGCGCTCGATGCCTCGCAGATCGCGAATTTCGCGGGCAATACGCTGGAATTGTCGGGCAAGGAAGGGCGTGTGCTCGCGCTGTCGCGGCGTGCGTACGACTGCCTCACGCCGGTGCAGCGCGCGACGATCGAGCGTTCGGCACGGCTGCTGCCGCTCGACGTGCCGACGATCGAACTGGCCGGCGGCTCGGTGCGCTGCATGCTGGCGGGGATTCATCTGGCGCGGCGGGCGGTGGCGCCGAACGTGATGGCCGTGGAATCGGCCGCATCGTCATGCGAGACGACGCCACAGATGTGA
- a CDS encoding peroxidase-related enzyme (This protein belongs to a clade of uncharacterized proteins related to peroxidases such as the alkylhydroperoxidase AhpD.) → MTTTTHGFTSDTLGWRAWLDTVSLDAATPDQLAVLEASHPQAKTSDYYLLLVHLPEILRQRSGVFNAIMYGPGGLSRAERELASTAVSRVNGCVYCASVHAQRFTQLAKRTDAIEQVFDAPATAGTTARERAIIRYAIALTERPDTVDAGDIAALEAEGLTHEEILDLSHAVAIFAWANRLMLTLGEPVFPESATSA, encoded by the coding sequence ATGACGACGACCACGCACGGCTTCACGTCCGACACGCTCGGCTGGCGTGCCTGGCTCGACACCGTCTCGCTCGATGCCGCGACACCCGACCAGCTGGCCGTGCTCGAAGCGAGTCACCCGCAAGCGAAGACGTCCGACTATTACCTGCTGCTCGTCCATCTTCCCGAGATCCTGCGGCAACGCTCGGGCGTATTCAACGCGATCATGTACGGCCCCGGCGGACTGTCGCGCGCGGAGCGCGAACTGGCGAGCACGGCCGTGTCGCGCGTGAACGGCTGCGTGTACTGCGCGTCCGTGCATGCGCAGCGCTTTACCCAGCTCGCGAAGCGCACCGACGCGATCGAGCAGGTGTTCGACGCTCCGGCGACGGCCGGCACGACGGCGCGCGAACGCGCGATCATTCGCTATGCGATCGCGCTGACGGAGCGGCCCGATACGGTCGACGCGGGCGATATCGCCGCGCTGGAAGCCGAAGGGCTGACACATGAGGAGATTCTCGACCTGTCGCACGCGGTCGCGATCTTCGCGTGGGCGAACCGGTTGATGCTGACGCTAGGTGAGCCGGTATTTCCGGAATCGGCGACCAGCGCCTGA
- a CDS encoding CMD domain-containing protein yields MTESITPADAPDTIDAVAGLRDGDAVAALRRARDKVLLHTRLSEAALFDPALPDLSLIERLHAARYVAEKSNARVLADTYRARLIDAGGTLDDIARADADAFDTLPRRIGAIVAHARLLTRAPVDARPSDLDALKSAGLTTPAIVALSQLVAFVAYQLRVAVAAQALQARAAAEAA; encoded by the coding sequence ATGACTGAATCCATCACGCCGGCCGATGCGCCGGACACGATCGATGCGGTGGCCGGCCTGCGCGATGGCGACGCCGTCGCCGCGCTGCGTCGCGCACGCGACAAGGTGCTGCTCCATACGCGGCTGAGCGAAGCGGCGCTGTTCGATCCCGCGTTGCCCGATCTTTCGTTGATCGAACGACTGCACGCGGCGCGGTATGTCGCAGAAAAATCGAACGCTCGCGTGCTGGCCGACACCTATCGCGCACGACTGATCGACGCAGGCGGCACGCTCGACGATATCGCACGTGCGGACGCTGATGCATTCGACACCTTGCCCCGCCGCATCGGCGCGATCGTCGCGCATGCACGCCTGCTGACGCGCGCGCCGGTCGATGCACGTCCGTCCGATCTCGACGCGCTGAAGTCGGCCGGACTCACGACGCCCGCGATCGTCGCGCTGTCGCAGCTCGTCGCGTTCGTCGCGTATCAGTTGCGCGTCGCGGTGGCCGCGCAGGCGCTTCAGGCACGTGCCGCAGCGGAGGCCGCATGA
- a CDS encoding LysR family transcriptional regulator has translation MELHQLEAFSAVMSAGSVTGAGELLGRSQPAVTRQIQELEADLGYALFDRHGPRVTPTRRAFLLYEEVERSLVGLRAIEARARALGDESAEPVRIAATPSLAATLVPAALAVLPDGAQAPHYQLRSESAEHVVHEVLAGTADVGVVTLPMAHAGLDVHWIAQTPCVAVLPAGDPLAAQPRIALRDLARRRIVTVANRHRLRQRIDAAFAAARVDARVFIETNASLNAVMAARAGIGIGIVDPATGVALPVEGVVARPLDVDIPFAFGVATPAGKARTSAVDALLDALHRTTRALLDDVIFHDAAAHDALLRGDRLRAERAPRGATRTTRARRTRPEAA, from the coding sequence ATGGAGCTGCATCAACTCGAAGCCTTTTCCGCAGTCATGTCGGCCGGCAGCGTGACCGGCGCGGGCGAACTGCTCGGCCGTTCGCAGCCGGCCGTCACGCGGCAGATCCAGGAGCTCGAAGCCGATCTCGGCTACGCGCTGTTCGACCGGCACGGCCCGCGCGTCACGCCGACGCGGCGCGCATTCCTGCTCTACGAGGAAGTCGAACGCTCGCTGGTCGGCCTGCGCGCGATCGAGGCGCGCGCCCGGGCACTCGGCGATGAAAGCGCCGAGCCCGTGCGCATCGCGGCCACACCTTCGCTCGCGGCCACGCTCGTGCCGGCCGCGCTCGCCGTGCTGCCCGACGGCGCGCAGGCGCCCCACTACCAGTTGCGCAGCGAATCGGCCGAGCATGTCGTGCACGAGGTGCTGGCCGGCACGGCCGATGTCGGCGTCGTCACGCTGCCGATGGCGCACGCGGGGCTCGACGTGCACTGGATCGCGCAGACGCCGTGCGTGGCCGTGCTGCCGGCCGGCGACCCGCTCGCGGCGCAGCCGCGCATCGCGCTGCGCGACCTCGCGCGCCGCCGCATCGTGACGGTCGCGAACCGCCACCGGTTGCGCCAGCGGATCGATGCGGCATTCGCGGCCGCGCGGGTCGATGCACGCGTGTTCATCGAAACCAACGCGTCGCTGAATGCGGTGATGGCCGCGCGCGCGGGCATCGGGATCGGCATCGTCGATCCGGCCACGGGCGTGGCACTGCCGGTGGAGGGCGTCGTCGCGCGCCCGCTCGACGTCGACATCCCGTTCGCGTTCGGCGTCGCGACGCCCGCCGGCAAGGCACGCACGTCAGCGGTCGATGCGCTGCTCGACGCGTTGCACCGTACGACGCGCGCGCTGCTCGACGACGTGATCTTCCACGATGCCGCCGCGCACGACGCGCTGCTGCGCGGCGACCGGCTGCGCGCCGAGCGCGCGCCGCGTGGGGCAACCCGCACGACGCGTGCACGCCGGACCCGCCCGGAGGCCGCATGA
- a CDS encoding ornithine cyclodeaminase, with protein sequence MTRFLDVPATARLIAQTGVTTFLRELVDTLRADYLHWADFDKSPRVACHSRDGVIELMPVANASLFAFKYVNGHPVNAARGMHTVMAFGALAEVDTGYPLLLAELTLTTALRTAATSVLAAQALARPDSRTMALIGNGAQSEFQAIAFHTLLGIDEIRVFDVDPHATDKLVQNLAAYPALRVVRAASTADAVCGADIVTTVTADKAYATIVTADMIEPGMHLNAVGGDCPGKTELEAGVLHAGRVFVEFEPQSRIEGEIQQMPADFPVTELWRVLQGETTGRERADEVTVFDSVGFALEDYSALRYLYALAQQHNAGVEIALIPPAVDPKNLFALIDDPAAIAQGHAAYVTEAVAAFAR encoded by the coding sequence ATGACCCGCTTCCTCGACGTTCCCGCCACCGCCCGACTGATCGCCCAAACCGGCGTCACGACGTTCCTCCGCGAGCTCGTCGACACGCTGCGCGCCGATTACCTGCACTGGGCCGACTTCGACAAGTCGCCGCGCGTCGCGTGCCACTCGCGCGACGGCGTGATCGAACTGATGCCCGTCGCGAACGCGTCGCTGTTCGCGTTCAAGTACGTGAACGGCCACCCCGTCAATGCCGCGCGCGGGATGCACACGGTGATGGCGTTCGGCGCGCTCGCCGAAGTCGATACCGGCTACCCGCTGCTGCTCGCCGAACTCACGCTGACCACCGCGCTGCGCACGGCCGCCACGTCGGTGCTCGCCGCGCAAGCCCTCGCCCGCCCTGATTCGCGCACGATGGCGCTGATCGGCAACGGCGCGCAGAGCGAATTCCAGGCGATCGCGTTCCACACGCTGCTCGGCATCGACGAAATCCGCGTGTTCGACGTCGATCCTCATGCGACCGACAAGCTCGTGCAGAACCTCGCCGCCTACCCCGCGTTGCGCGTGGTGCGCGCCGCGTCGACCGCCGACGCCGTGTGCGGCGCCGACATCGTGACGACCGTCACCGCCGACAAGGCATACGCGACGATCGTCACGGCCGACATGATCGAGCCCGGCATGCACCTGAACGCGGTGGGCGGCGATTGCCCGGGCAAGACCGAACTCGAGGCCGGCGTGCTGCATGCGGGCCGCGTGTTCGTCGAATTCGAGCCGCAGTCGCGCATCGAGGGCGAGATCCAGCAGATGCCGGCCGACTTCCCCGTCACCGAGCTGTGGCGCGTGCTGCAGGGCGAGACGACCGGCCGCGAACGCGCGGACGAAGTCACGGTGTTCGACTCGGTCGGCTTCGCGCTCGAGGATTACTCGGCGTTGCGCTACCTGTATGCGCTCGCGCAGCAGCACAACGCGGGCGTCGAGATCGCGCTGATTCCGCCGGCCGTCGACCCGAAGAACCTGTTCGCGCTGATCGACGACCCGGCCGCGATCGCGCAGGGCCACGCGGCATACGTGACCGAAGCCGTCGCCGCGTTCGCGCGCTGA
- a CDS encoding Lrp/AsnC family transcriptional regulator → MITLDDVDRQLIALLRDNARLPVVALAKELRVARATVQNRLTRLEKNGVIVGYTVRLKPAAERHRIRALMSIAVQGNRGAEVVKVLRGHPNVASIHSTNGRWDLVAELHADSLEHFDRVLGAIRLIDGIANTETSILLSTHKA, encoded by the coding sequence ATGATCACGCTCGACGACGTCGACCGGCAGCTCATCGCGCTGCTGCGCGACAACGCGCGACTGCCCGTCGTCGCGCTGGCGAAGGAATTGCGCGTCGCGCGCGCGACCGTGCAGAACCGGCTGACGCGGCTGGAGAAGAACGGCGTGATCGTCGGCTATACGGTGCGGCTCAAGCCGGCGGCCGAACGGCACCGGATCCGCGCGCTGATGTCGATCGCCGTGCAAGGCAATCGCGGCGCGGAAGTGGTGAAGGTGCTGCGCGGGCATCCGAACGTCGCGTCGATCCACAGCACCAACGGGCGCTGGGATCTCGTCGCCGAGCTGCATGCCGATTCGCTCGAGCACTTCGATCGCGTGCTCGGCGCGATCCGGCTGATCGACGGGATCGCGAATACCGAGACGAGTATTTTGCTGTCGACGCACAAGGCGTGA